TTTGTTTTTTGTAAAAAAGGTTGCGGGTCTGGAATTCCAATTCGCAACCTTTATTATCGTAAATGATTATCATTTTTAAATAAATGGATGGGCGCACATCCTCGGGGGTTCCCGGAATGAAGGCGTAAACGTGGGAGGTTATTCCGCTAAAACCACATTCAAGGAGGAAACAAACATGGCTAAAAGAGGTAAAAAGTACGTTGAAGCTGCGAAGCTTGTTGATCGTGCATCTGCTTACTCTGCAACAGAAGCAGTAGAATTAGTAAAGAAAACAAACACAGCTAAATTTGATGCAACTGTAGAAGCTGCATTCCGTTTAGGTGTTGACCCTAAGAAAGCTGACCAACAAATTCGTGGTGCAGTTGTTCTTCCACACGGTACTGGTAAAGTACAACGTGTATTAGTATTCGCTAAAGGCGAAAAAGCAAAAGAAGCTGAAGCTGCTGGCGCTGAATTCGTAGGCGATGCTGATTACATCGGTAAAATCCAAAAAGGTTGGTTCGATTTCGATGTAGTAGTAGCAACTCCTGACATGATGGGTGAAGTTGGTAAACTTGGTCGTGTATTAGGACCTAAAGGTTTAATGCCAAACCCTAAAACTGGAACAGTTACTTTCGATGTAACTAAAGCTGTTAACGAAATCAAAGCTGGTAAAGTTGAATACCGCGTTGATAAAGCTGGTAACATCCACGTTCCAATCGGTAAAGTATCTTTCGAAGATGCTAAATTAGTAGAAAACTTCAAAACAATTGCTGACACGCTACAAAAAGCTAAGCCAGCTGCTGCAAAAGGTACTTACATGAAGAACGCAACTGTTGCTTCTACAATGGGACCTGGCGTACGCGTAGACGTTTCTACACTTGCGTAAAAATTGGAAGTTGACTTCATAAAGAAGTTTTAATATAATCATTTATGTTGTGAATTTTAATAGTGTACCGTAGACAGTAGGAGTCGATTCGACTTAATTCCCTACCTAGGTGTTAATATACGAAGCGGAATCTTTTTTCTGTGACTATATGCCTCCATGTCTACAAGTTGGGCATGGAGGTTTTTAGTGCACTTTCGGTACATCTTCTATATAATCTACAGGAGGTGTAATAACATGAGCAAAGTAATCGAAACTAAACAACAAGTTGTAACTGAAATCGCTGAAAAACTTCGCGCGAGTAAATCTACAATTGTTGTTGACTACCGTGGTTTAACAGTTTCTGAAGCAACAGAATTACGTAAAAACTTACGTGAAGCTGGCGTTGAGTTCAAAGTTTACAAAAACTCTTTAACTCGTCGTGCTGCAGAGTCTGCTGAAATGGCTGAGTTAAACGAATTCTTAACAGGACCAAACGCAATCGCGTTCAGTAACGAGGATGTAGTTGCTCCTGCGAAAGTATTAAACGACTTCGCTAAAAATCATGAAGCTTTAGAAATTAAAGCGGGCGTAATCGAAGGTAAACTTGTAACACTTGATGAGGTTAAAGCTATCGCTACTCTTCCATCACGTGAAGGCTTACTTTCTATGCTTCTTAGCGTTCTTCAAGCTCCAATCCGTAACCTTGCACTTGCTACTAAAGCAGTTGCAGATCAAAAGGAAGAGCAAGGCGCTTAATTTTTTAAAAGATAATTACTTGTTATCTATAAAACAATACAAACCTATTTAAGGGAGGATATTTACAATGACTAAAGAACAAATCATTGAAGCAGTTAAATCTATGACTGTATTAGAACTTAACGACTTAGTAAAAGCTATCGAGGAAGAATTCGGCGTAACTGCTGCTGCTCCTGTAGCTGTAGCTGGTGGCGCTGGTGAAGCTGCTGCTGAGCAAACTGAATTTGACGTAGTACTTGCAAGTGCTGGCGCTCAAAAAATCAAAGTTATCAAAGCTGTACGTGAAATCACTGGTCTTGGCTTAAAAGAAGCTAAAGAATTAGTTGACAACACTCCAAAAGCAATCAAAGAAGGCGTTACTAAAGAGGAAGCTGAAGAAATGAAAGCTAAACTTGAAGAAGTTGGCGCTGCTGTAGAAGTTAAGTAATTAACTTTTGGTGCTTTAAAAAAAGCTCGCTCTCATGCGAGCTTTTTTTTTAACTGTAAAGAAAAGAGGTGGCCATATGGCAGACCATTATTTTTCTAACGACCCTTCTAGTAAAAGTGATCGTAAACGATGGGAAGTTACACTTCGTGAATCTCGATTTACTTTTTTATCTGACCATGGGGTGTTCTCGAAAAACGAAGTGGACTTTGGTTCTCGTCTTTTAATTGAAGCGTTTCAAATGCCAGATGTTAAAGGTAATGTGTTAGACGTAGGATGTGGGTACGGTCCAATCGGTTTGTCGTTAGCGAAAGAGTTTCAAAATCGTGAAATTCACATGGTGGATGTGAATGAAAGGGCCTTGGGACTTGCAAAAGAAAATGCCGCTAATAACAGAATTGAAAATATACGTATTTTGCAAAGTAGTGTCTATGAAAATGTAGATGGCAAGTATGCTGCTATTCTATCTAATCCTCCAATTCGTGCTGGTAAAGATACCGTGCATGAGATTTTAGAAAAGGCTGTGGAGTATTTAGTTTCAGGTGGAGAATTGTGGATTGTTATTCAAAAGAAACAAGGTGCGCCATCTGCGCTGAAAAAACTAGAAGAAGTATTTTCTGAAGTTGAAGTTGTAGAAAAGAAAAAAGGATATTATATCATAAAATCAAAAAAGCGTTGACGGTTATTTTTGGCTATGTTAACATTATACAATGCCAATATATGATTTTCTGCGTTGAGAAAGATGTATATTTTTGTTTCTCTTGGAAAAGATAGTAAAATCAGCAGATTATGAAACAGAATGATGGTTTTCTTATAGAAGCCATTTTTCTTTTTTGAGCAGGTAGAAAGACTCAACGTATCTATCTTTAAGAGAAAAACTACGCTAATAGCAGTAGTTGTATTTATTTGTGATTTTGCACAAATTTTTTTGTGTGTTTATAATACTCATGATTTGAGGGGTGAAGCAGTTGACAGGTCAACTAGTTCAATACGGACGCCACCGCCAACGAAGAAGTTATGCCCGTATTAGTGAAGTATTAGAGTTACCAAATCTTATCGAAATTCAAACCTCTTCTTATCAGTGGTTTCTTGATGAGGGTTTGCGAGAAATGTTCCAGGACATTTCTCCGATCGAAGACTTTACGGGAAATCTATCGCTTGAATTTATCGACTACAGCTTAGGTGAACCTAAATACTCTGTAGAAGAATGCAAAGAGCGTGATGTGACGTATGCAGCACCACTTCGTGTAAAAGTGCGTCTAATCAACAAGGAAACTGGTGAAGTAAAAGAACAAGATGTGTTCATGGGAGATTTCCCACTCATGACAGAGACTGGAACATTCGTAATTAACGGTGCAGAACGTGTTATCGTTTCCCAGTTAGTTCGCTCTCCAAGCGTATACTATAGTGGCAAAGTGGATAAAAACGGAAAACGTGGTTTTACTGCTACTGTAATTCCAAACCGCGGAGCTTGGTTAGAGTATGAAACAGATGCTAAGGATGTTGTATATGTGCGTATTGACCGTACGCGTAAACTTCCTGTAACTGTTTTGTTACGCGCATTAGGGTTTGGCTCTGATCAAGAAATCACCGAGCTTTTAGGTGATAACGAATACTTAAGCAATACGTTAGAAAAAGACAACACAGATAGCACAGAGAAAGCATTGCTTGAAATTTATGAGCGTCTACGCCCTGGTGAACCACCAACAGTAGAAAATGCAAAGAGCTTACTTGTGTCTCGTTTCTTTGATCCGAAGCGCTACGATTTAGCAAATGTAGGTCGCTATAAGATCAACAAAAAGCTACACATTAAAAACAGATTGTTTAACCAACGTTTAGCTGAAACACTGGTGGATCCAGAAACTGGTGAAATTTTAGCGACAGAAGGAACAGTCTTAGATCGTCGTACACTGGATCGTATTCTACCTTACTTAGAGAAAAACATTGGATTCAAAACAGCGAAACCGATGGGTGGAGTGGTAGCAGGCGATGTTGAGCTGCAATCTATTAAGATCTATGCTCCAGAATCAGAAGGCGAACGATCTATAAACGTAATTGGGAATGCAAATATTACTCGTGATATAAAACACATCACACCAGGTGATATTCTTGCTTCTATTAGCTACTTCTTTAACTTGCTATATAAAGTAGGGGATACAGATGATATTGACCACTTAGGAAATCGTCGTCTGCGTTCTGTAGGAGAGTTACTACAAAACCAATTCCGTATCGGTCTTTCTCGTATGGAACGTGTTGTTCGTGAGAGAATGTCGATTCAAGATACAAATGCAATTACACCACAAGCGTTAATTAACATTCGCCCGGTTATTGCATCTATTAAAGAGTTCTTCGGAAGTTCTCAGTTATCTCAGTTCATGGATCAAACAAACCCATTAGCAGAGTTAACTCACAAACGAAGACTATCTGCATTAGGACCCGGTGGTTTAACGCGTGAGCGTGCAGGCTTTGAAGTACGTGACGTTCACTACTCTCACTATGGTCGTATGTGTCCAATCGAAACGCCAGAGGGACCAAACATCGGTTTGATTAACTCATTATCTTCGTTTGCGAAAGTAAATGAGTTTGGTTTCATTGAAACGCCATACCGTCGTGTTGACCCAGAAACTGGTCTTGTAACAGGGCAGGTTGATTATTTAACAGCAGATGAAGAAGATAACTATGTTGTAGCCCAAGCGAATATGAAATTATCTGAAGCAGGGGAATTCCTTGATGAAGATATCGTAGCTCGTTTCCGTGGTGAAAACATTGTCACAAATAAAGAACGCATCGACTACATGGATGTATCTCCAAAACAAGTAGTGTCGGCAGCGACAGCTTGTATTCCGTTCTTAGAAAACGATGACTCTAACCGCGCACTTATGGGAGCGAACATGCAACGTCAGGCGGTTCCGTTAATAAATCCGGAATCTCCGATTGTAGGTACAGGTATGGAGTACGTATCAGCAAAAGACTCAGGTGCTGCAGTAATCTGTAAACAGCCTGGTGTTGTTGAGCGCGTAGAAGCACGTGAAGTTTGGGTACGTCGCTATGTAGACGTTGACGGTCAAACAGTAAAAGGCGACTTAGATCGCTACAAAATGCAAAAATTCATTCGTTCTAACCAAGGAACTTGCTACAACCAACGTCCAATCGTAAGTGTTGGAGACCAAGTTGTAAAAGGTGAAATCCTTGCGGATGGTCCTTCTATGGAACTAGGTGAACTAGCGCTTGGACGTAACGTGCTTGTTGGCTTTATGACATGGGACGGTTATAACTATGAGGATGCGATCATCATGAGTGAGCGCCTTGTAAAAGATGATGTGTACACTTCTATCCATATTGAAGAATATGAATCAGAAGCTCGTGATACGAAGCTTGGACCAGAAGAAATTACACGTGATATCCCGAATGTTGGAGAAGATGCACTTCGTAATCTTGACGAGCGCGGTATTATTCGCGTCGGTGCTGAAGTGAAAGATGGAGATCTACTTGTTGGTAAAGTAACGCCAAAAGGTGTAACAGAATTGACGGCAGAAGAACGTCTATTACATGCAATCTTCGGTGAAAAAGCACGTGAAGTACGTGATACATCACTACGTGTACCACACGGTGGTGGCGGTATTATCTTAGACGTAAAAGTGTTTAACCGTGAAGATGGCGATGAATTGCCACCAGGCGTGAATCAACTTGTACGTGCATATATCGTTCAAAAGCGTAAAATTTCTGAAGGTGACAAAATGGCCGGTCGTCATGGTAATAAAGGTGTTATTTCCCGTATTTTACCGGAAGAAGATATGCCTTACTTACCAGATGGTACGCCAATCGATATCATGTTAAACCCATTAGGGGTACCATCTCGTATGAATATCGGTCAGGTATTAGAGCTTCATCTTGGTATGGCAGCAAGATACCTTGGTATTCACATTGCAACACCGGTATTCGATGGTGCTCGTGAGGAAGATGTATGGGGCACAATTGAAG
This Bacillus mycoides DNA region includes the following protein-coding sequences:
- the rplJ gene encoding 50S ribosomal protein L10 gives rise to the protein MSKVIETKQQVVTEIAEKLRASKSTIVVDYRGLTVSEATELRKNLREAGVEFKVYKNSLTRRAAESAEMAELNEFLTGPNAIAFSNEDVVAPAKVLNDFAKNHEALEIKAGVIEGKLVTLDEVKAIATLPSREGLLSMLLSVLQAPIRNLALATKAVADQKEEQGA
- a CDS encoding class I SAM-dependent methyltransferase, with the translated sequence MADHYFSNDPSSKSDRKRWEVTLRESRFTFLSDHGVFSKNEVDFGSRLLIEAFQMPDVKGNVLDVGCGYGPIGLSLAKEFQNREIHMVDVNERALGLAKENAANNRIENIRILQSSVYENVDGKYAAILSNPPIRAGKDTVHEILEKAVEYLVSGGELWIVIQKKQGAPSALKKLEEVFSEVEVVEKKKGYYIIKSKKR
- the rplL gene encoding 50S ribosomal protein L7/L12, with amino-acid sequence MTKEQIIEAVKSMTVLELNDLVKAIEEEFGVTAAAPVAVAGGAGEAAAEQTEFDVVLASAGAQKIKVIKAVREITGLGLKEAKELVDNTPKAIKEGVTKEEAEEMKAKLEEVGAAVEVK
- the rplA gene encoding 50S ribosomal protein L1; amino-acid sequence: MAKRGKKYVEAAKLVDRASAYSATEAVELVKKTNTAKFDATVEAAFRLGVDPKKADQQIRGAVVLPHGTGKVQRVLVFAKGEKAKEAEAAGAEFVGDADYIGKIQKGWFDFDVVVATPDMMGEVGKLGRVLGPKGLMPNPKTGTVTFDVTKAVNEIKAGKVEYRVDKAGNIHVPIGKVSFEDAKLVENFKTIADTLQKAKPAAAKGTYMKNATVASTMGPGVRVDVSTLA
- the rpoB gene encoding DNA-directed RNA polymerase subunit beta, encoding MTGQLVQYGRHRQRRSYARISEVLELPNLIEIQTSSYQWFLDEGLREMFQDISPIEDFTGNLSLEFIDYSLGEPKYSVEECKERDVTYAAPLRVKVRLINKETGEVKEQDVFMGDFPLMTETGTFVINGAERVIVSQLVRSPSVYYSGKVDKNGKRGFTATVIPNRGAWLEYETDAKDVVYVRIDRTRKLPVTVLLRALGFGSDQEITELLGDNEYLSNTLEKDNTDSTEKALLEIYERLRPGEPPTVENAKSLLVSRFFDPKRYDLANVGRYKINKKLHIKNRLFNQRLAETLVDPETGEILATEGTVLDRRTLDRILPYLEKNIGFKTAKPMGGVVAGDVELQSIKIYAPESEGERSINVIGNANITRDIKHITPGDILASISYFFNLLYKVGDTDDIDHLGNRRLRSVGELLQNQFRIGLSRMERVVRERMSIQDTNAITPQALINIRPVIASIKEFFGSSQLSQFMDQTNPLAELTHKRRLSALGPGGLTRERAGFEVRDVHYSHYGRMCPIETPEGPNIGLINSLSSFAKVNEFGFIETPYRRVDPETGLVTGQVDYLTADEEDNYVVAQANMKLSEAGEFLDEDIVARFRGENIVTNKERIDYMDVSPKQVVSAATACIPFLENDDSNRALMGANMQRQAVPLINPESPIVGTGMEYVSAKDSGAAVICKQPGVVERVEAREVWVRRYVDVDGQTVKGDLDRYKMQKFIRSNQGTCYNQRPIVSVGDQVVKGEILADGPSMELGELALGRNVLVGFMTWDGYNYEDAIIMSERLVKDDVYTSIHIEEYESEARDTKLGPEEITRDIPNVGEDALRNLDERGIIRVGAEVKDGDLLVGKVTPKGVTELTAEERLLHAIFGEKAREVRDTSLRVPHGGGGIILDVKVFNREDGDELPPGVNQLVRAYIVQKRKISEGDKMAGRHGNKGVISRILPEEDMPYLPDGTPIDIMLNPLGVPSRMNIGQVLELHLGMAARYLGIHIATPVFDGAREEDVWGTIEEAGMANDAKTILYDGRTGEPFDNRVSVGVMYMIKLAHMVDDKLHARSTGPYSLVTQQPLGGKAQFGGQRFGEMEVWALEAYGAAYTLQEILTVKSDDVIGRVKTYEAIVKGENVPEPGVPESFKVLIKELQSLGMDVKMMSINDTEIEMRDTEDDDDHQSADKLNVEVETTKE